The Leptospira langatensis DNA segment TGTGGATCCATTGATGATCCAAAGTGGCATCTGCAAATTTATCGATCTGGGCCTGAGTGATCTCGTGAGGTTCGGAAACTCCCAACACTTTCCCTTCATAGGCTTGTAGTTCTGCAAAACTGGAGATAACTAGTTTAGGCATTATGATTCTTCCCTTCCGGATGGGCCGGATTTCTGTATGGTTTTAGAGTAACCGGTTAAATAGTTTTGTCACCAACTTTTTGGCAAAAAGTAGAACGACTGTTCTGTTTACCGGTAAAATTAATTCGATTTCGGATACTTCTTAAATCATATCCTGACTTTTTCGCTTTTATATTAATTAGTAATACATACGAACAATCCACAACTTGCTCGTTTTATTTTACGAAAATATAAAGTCCTTAGTTTGTTTTTCCTGAAAAGTAAAAAAAGAAAAGAGGAAGTGAATGGTACTTTATGAAAAGGTAACATACGTTATACACACAAGCGAACGATATCGCAAGAGTTTAGAACGTTCGTTCTGTTTTTAGTATATGTTCATTCCCTTTTTTAAAAACGTTGTTGAAAGGCATTCTCAGTTTGAAGAGCGAAGCGGCTTTTTGCTTCTTCTGGTTTCCGAATTTCGAAAAAGAGAAAAGTTTCTAGATCCGGGAAAAAATCCAAAATCAAAAATAATAGAATCCGGTCTTCCTCTCGCGTAAAAGGGCAGCGTTTGGGATTTTAGATTGACATAGTCGCCTGTGCGGGTTTCGATAGAAGTCAGATATGGGAAGTTCGCCAGAGCATCTAGGCCCCCTTCTGATCCAATTCCTACTGGGAGTAGGTTTCTCCGCTCTCATACTCGGTCTTGCCTTTCTCCTAAATCCTAAAAAAAGATCCAAACCCCATGATACCTTCGAATGCGGAGTGCCGTATTACGGGGATGCCAAGGGACTTTTTAATATAAAGTTCTACTTGGTTGCGGTGCTTTTCATACTTTTCGATATCGAAGCCATTTTTCTTTTCCCATACGCAGTGAATTTGAGATCATTTAAGGAAGCGGGACTCGGGAGTTTCCTTCTGATCGAGATGTTCGTATTCTTATTCACCCTGATCGTGGGATTATATTATATTCGGAAGAAAGGAGCTTTGGAATGGGATTGAACGAGCAACTCAGCCAGCCGGGGACCTCCTACGGAGATTCCTTTCAAATTGCGAGTGTAGACTCTGTCATCAACTGGGGCAGGAGTTTTTCTCTCTGGCCTTATCCGTTTGCGACCGCATGTTGCGGAATAGAATACATGAGTACTTCTTGTGCGGACTATGATATCGCAAGATTCGGAGCGGAGAGACCTTCTTTTTCTCCCAGACAGGCGGACATGATCCTGGTTTTAGGGACCATCACTTACAAGATGGCGCCCGTTCTGAGAGAGATCTACGATCAGCTCTCGGAGCCTAAATTTGTGATCAGCTACGGAGCTTGCGCTTCTTCCGGGGGAATGTTCCACGCATACTCCGTTTTGCAGGGGATCGACAGGATCCTTCCTGTGGATCTATATGTTCCAGGTTGTCCTCCAAGGCCGGAAGCGCTATTAGATGCTGTAGTCAAACTGCAAGAAAAAGTAAAAACGCAAGGCTTGGAAGCCAGAAGGCAAGAAGTCATGGATAAGATCCGGGAAATGAACGAAAGAAACAAACCCCTGGTCGTCAGATGAAAGAAACAGTCCAGAGTTTCCTAAAAGACAAGTTTCCTCATTTTATCTCCAAGGAAGAAGAGCTCCATTCCAATCTTCCTATTTTCTTCCTGAAACCGGAGGGGATCGTTCCGGTCCTCTCCGCTTTGAAAACGGCTCCCGATATCGAACTGAATTATCTGAACGATCTTACCGCTATCGATTGGTTGGGCAAGAAGTCTCCTCGCTTCGAGGTATGTTATCTTCTCCGCTCCGGAAACAAATCCTCCACAAGAGTACAATTCAGAGTAGGGTTGGAGGATGGAGAGGAAGTTCCGAGCATACTCGGTATTTTTAAAGGTGCAAACTGGCCGGAAAGGGAAGTATACGATCTTTTCGGGATCCGTTTCACGGGTCATCCTCGAATGGATCGACTCATTATGCCGGATAATTTCCAAGGGCATCCATTACGAAAAGATTATCCTTTAGAAGGTTTCGGCCAGGATTATCTGGTAGAGGACCTTCTCACCATCCATTTGAAAGAGGATATGGAGGACCAATTATGACGGCTATGTACGAAAAAACGGCCGAGCATTTCAGCCTCAAGCAGAGAAAATTGCCGGAAGGCCATCTGCTTGTGAACCTGGGTCCCTCTCACCCTTCTACCCATGGGATCCTGCAGAATGTGATCCAGCTGGATGGAGAGAGAGTCGTAGATGCAGAGTCTGTGATCGGTTATGTGCATCGCAGCTTTGAGAAATTAGGCGAACGTTATACTTATAATCAGTTCCTGGTCTGTACCGACAGGATGAATTACGTATCCACTCCTTTGAACAATATAGGTTGGATCCTTGCAGTAGAGAAGATGCTTGGCATTGAAGTCCCGGACAAGGTGACCTATGTGAGAATGATCGTGTCCGAACTTTCTCGTACCATGGATCATATTATTTGTAACGGGATTCTGGGTGTGGATCTTGGCGCATTCTCCGGGATGTTGCACTTATTCCATCATAGAGAGAATATCTACCAAGTTCTGGAAAAGCTCACGGGCGCCAGGTTGACCACTACCTTTTGCCGTGTAGGCGGTTTGGAAAAAGATATTTATCCGGAATTCGAGAAGGATGTGAAGACCATTATCAAAGGACTTCGTCCTGCGATCGAGGAGTTCCAGGATCTTCTCGTAAACAATCGGATCTTCATGGATCGCACTGATGGGATCGGCGGTATCTCTGCGGAAGATGCGATCGCTTACGGTTATTCCGGTCCGAACCTGAGGGCCGCTGGAGTTCCTTGGGATATTCGCAAGGACGATCCGTATATGTTCTACGACAAGGTGGACTTCGATGTTCCTGTGGGCGAGGACGGTTCCGTTCTTCACAGGACTCTAGTTCGTATGGAAGAGATGAGACAGTCTCTACGGATCGTAGAGCAGTTGATCAACGGACTTCCAACAGGCGCTCATCATGCGGACATCCCTCATATCTATCTGCCTGAGAAATCAAAAGTGTATCATAATATGGAAGAGTTGATCTACCATTTCAAATTGATCATGCACGGGATCAAGGTCCCTCCTGGCGAGTACTATATGGCTACCGAGGCTGCCAATGGAGAGCTTGGTTTCTACATCGTTTCCGAAGGAGAAAAGTCTCCTTGGAGAGTGCATGTGCGCAGGCCTTGTTTCTGGTTTTATCAGTCCTTTCCTGAATTAGTAAAGGGTTCTCTTCTCGCGGATACGGTCGCTACCATGAGCTCCATGAATGTGATCGCAGGGGAGCTGGATTGCTGATGTCGTATCGTTTTTCTCCCGAATCCGAATCTCGTTTAAACAAACTCCTAGAAATGTTCCCTGATAAGAGAAGTGTCATTCTTCCCGGACTGTACCTTCTCCAAAGAGAATTGGGATACGTGGACAGAGAAGGAATGGAGGCTCTGGCTGAAAAGATAGGCTCTCCTATTTCTCTCGCACAAGTATACGGGGTAGCCACCTTCTATACTCTCTATAATAAGAAGCCGGTGGGCAAGTTCCATATCCAGATCTGCGGCACTTCTAGTTGCTATATGAGAGGGAATGATAAGATCGAAAAGCATCTCTGCTCTAAGCTCGGGATAGAACTGGGTGAGACTACTCCGGATAAAAAATTCACTTTGGAAGAAGTGGAATGCTTGGGAGCCTGCGGATACGCTCCCATGGTACAGATCAACGACGCATATTATGAAAATCTAACGTTTGAAAAGATGGATCAAATCCTGAAGGATCTGAATTAGGAGGAATACGATGGCCGAAATGAAAATCCTCACCAAATATATAGACGATCCTCGCTCGAACGAATTGGAATTCTATGAATCCGTTCACGGATACGACGGGATGAAGAAAGCCTTGCAAATGGCTCCCGAAGAGATCGTGGATGTGGTCAAGAAATCCGGGCTCAGAGGCAGGGGAGGCGCAGGCTTTCCTACCGGTCTGAAATGGTCCTTTATTCCGAAGGATATCCCTAAACCGAAATATCTCATCTGCAATGCGGACGAGGGAGAGCCTGGTACATTCAAAGATCGTAAACTGATCGAGAACCTTCCCCACCAGATCATTGAGGGAATGGTCATCGGCGCCAAGGCGATCGGTGCGAACAAAGGCTTCTTTTACATTCGTGGAGAATTCAATAAGGGAATCGATTCCATGCAGAAGGCAATCGACGAGGCCTATGCAAAAGGATATCTGGGAAAGAATATCCTGGGTAGCGGATTCGACTTTGATCTGGTCTTATATGCCGGAGCAGGCGCTTATATCTGCGGAGAAGAAACAGCACTCATCAATTCTTTGGAAGGCCGTAGGGGCCATCCAAGATTAAAGCCTCCTTTTCCTGCGGTTTCCGGTCTCTACCGTTGTCCTACCGTGGTGAATAACGTGGAAACTTTTTCTACAGTTCCTCATATCATCGATAAGGGGGCAGATTGGTATTCCAAGATCGGAACGGAGAAATCCCCTGGAACCCGTCTGTTCTCCGTTTCTGGCCATGTGAAACGTCCAGGAGTGTACGAGATCCCTCTGGGAACTCCTCTCATGGATCTGATCAACGATCTTTGCGGTGGAATGTTGGATGATATGCCTTTGAAGGCTGTTATCCCTGGCGGTTCTTCTGTTCCTATCCTAACTGCAGAAGAATGTAAAACTGCGAATATGGACTTCGAATCCATGGCGGCTCATAAGACCATGCTTGGCTCCGGTGCGGTGATCGTGATCGGAGAAGGAACGGATCTTGTAGAGACCACCTATCGTTTTGCTAGATTCTATGCTCACGAGTCCTGCGGACAATGCACTCCTTGCAGAGAAGGGACTCATTGGGTACGAGACCTTCTTCATAAGATCAGAGAGGGAGAAGGTACTAGCGCTGATCTAGAGCTGATCCTTTCCTTATCCAGGAATATGGAAGGAGGGACTACGATCTGTCCTCTTTCGGACGCTTGCGTGGGCGCGGTCCGTCCTACGATCCTGAAGTTCAAGCATGAGTTCGAGGCAAGATTGAAAGACAAGGCCGCTCAGCCTGCGGCAACCGGGGTTTAAAGAATGGATTGGCATTTGGTTCTACTCTGGCTTCTCAAGAGTGTTCTATTCTTCTTCGTTTTTATCACTGCTTGCGCCTACTATACATTAGCAGAACGTAAAGTAGCCGGTTATATCCAGGATAGAAAAGGCCCGAACCGTGCGGGTCCTTTCGGTTTGTTGCAGCCTCTTGCAGACGGGATCAAATTCCTTACAAAGGAAGAGATCTTTCCTAAGAATGTGAATAAGATCATGTATTTGATCGCTCCCGGGATCTCCATGACCTGTGCGATCATGGCCTGGGCAGTGGTTCCTTTAGGAGGTTCCATCGTTTTACCGGAATGGCTTTCGAAAGAGATCGGTTTTTCTACTTTGGATCTTCAGATCGCAAATCCGGATACTGGGATCCTGTTCCTATTTGCGATCTCTAGTCTTTCCGTATATGGGATCATTCTTGCGGGTTGGTCCAGTAATAATAAATATTCTTTGATCGGTGGGATCCGCTCTACGGCTCAGATGATCAGCTATGAGCTTCCTTTGGGAATGTCCGTTGCGGCTATCGTGATCCTGACAGGTTCTTTGAAGCTCACGGATATCAACGATGCACAGATCGGACTTTGGAATATATTCAAACTTCCGGGGTTTATCGCATTCTGTGTGTTTGTAGTCGCCATGTTCGCAGAGACGAATCGCTTGCCTTTCGACTTAGCGGAAGCAGAATCCGAGTTGGTTGTAGGATTTCACACGGAATACGGAGCCTTTAAATTCGCACTCTTCTTCATTGCGGAATACATGAATATGATCACTATGAGTTGTGTGGTGACCCTGCTATTTTTCGGAGGATATCATCTTCCTTTCGGTTGGTTGGCAGGCTCCGCATGGCAGGCTTGGGCCGGTCTCGGACTGTTTATGGTAAAGGTTCTTTTCTTCGCATTCTTATTCATGTGGGTAAGATGGACTCTGCCTAGATTCCGCTACGACCAATTGATGACCATCGGTTGGAAGAAAATGATCCCTTGGGCGGTTGCCAATATCGTGATCGCGAGCCTATACGTAGGATTGGATGGTTTCTGGAAATGGTAGGAGTATTCGATAATCCTCAGCTTCTTCTCTTCTTTATTTTTGGAGGAGTGCTGATCGCAGGCGCTCTGGGAGTAGTATTCCATCCGAATCCGATCAGCTCCGCTATCCTTCTTGTGCTTACTTTTTTTGCGTTAGCCGGGATCTATGCCGTGATCGGTTCCATTTTTGTGGCTACCATGCAAGTGCTCGTATATGCGGGTGCTATTATGGTGCTCGTTGTATTCGTTCTAATGCTTCTTTCCTTGCATGAAGAAGGGATCACTAAGCTTTGGAACCATCCTTTCAAGAAAGTGTTGGTCTTAGTGGTGGTGGTTCTTTTAGGAGTGGTGTTGGTTAACGCGGTAAGAGAAGGAATTCCGAACACGGATCTTTCTCCTAAAGGTTATTCCAGTTCGGGTACCTATGAGTATCCTCTTACTCAAGCGGGTGAGGAAGGCAAGAAACCTGTATTTGCGGAAGGGAATACTGCGGTTGTGGGAACTTCTATGTTCTTGGACTATCTTCTTCCCTTTGAGATCGTATCCATCCTATTGCTCGCGGCCGTACTCGGCGCAGTTATATTAGGAAAGAAGAATTTAGGTAAAAAATCCGGAGAAGGAGACGTATGAATCCTGGAGTTCTAAAACCGATGATCGCCGGTATTCCCGTCGAATACTTGCTCATTCTCGCTTGCATTGTCTTCTCGATCGGAGTGGCCGGAGTTCTTTTTAGAAGAAGCGCGGTAGTGATCTTTATGTGCATAGAGCTCATGTTGAATTCCGTGAATCTGGTCTTTGTGGTCTTTTCCAAGTCCTTGCAACAAGTGCAAGGAGAAGTGGCCGTATTCTTCGTAATGGCGATCGCCGCCGCAGAAGCTGCGATCGGTTTAGCACTGGTAGTCGCGATTCATAGAAAGAAGAAGACCAGTTTCGTGGACGAAATGAACTTAATGAAATGGTAATCTAGATGAGCTGGGAAATTCTCATACCTCTTCTTGTTCTTCTCCCTCTTGCGGGCTCTATCCTGAATGCTGTCTTTGGCAGGTTCTTGAAAGGTTTCGCCGGCATTCTGGGAACTCTTTTCTCCTTCGCTTCTTTCGGGGCGGGAGTGATCGCATACTTACAATATCATCCTTTCGAGAACCAAGTCCCTCAGATCGTTAACTTCTTCCCTTGGTTGGAAGTGGGCGGCTTCAAGGTGGATGTTGCCTACCAAGTGGACCAGCTTTCTCTTTTTATGACCCTGATCATCACTGGGATAGGAAGCCTGATCCATCTTTATTCCATAGGTTACATGAAAGGAAACCCGGGGATCGCTAGGTTCTTTTCCTACTTAAATCTTTTCTTATTTGCCATGTTGCATCTGGTTCTCGCGGAGAATCTAGTCGTGCTATTCTTCGGTTGGGAAGGAGTGGGGCTCTGTTCTTATTTATTGATCGGTTTCGATACTCATAAGGAAAATGCGGCGAACGCAAGTATCAAGGCATTCATTACGAACAGGATCGCGGACTTAGCGATGATCGCTGGGATCGCTCTTACGTATTGGCTGGCTGGATCGGTTTCCTTTACAAAGATTGCGGAGAATCTGCCTCAGGTGAAATTCTTCCAACAGGCGCTTCCGATCGTTGCGATCTGTTTCTTTGTGGGAGCCATGGGCAAGTCGGCTCAATTTCCCTTCCATGTTTGGCTACCGGATGCGATGGCAGGTCCTACTCCTGTTTCCGCTCTGATCCATGCAGCTACCATGGTGACTGCAGGTCTATTTTTGATCGCTAGATTGAATTATATCTTCGTGTTAGTTCCTCAGGTCGGTTTTTGGATCGTATGTATCGGGACATTTACCGCATTCTTTGCCGCGACCATCGGTGTATATCAGAACGATATCAAGAAAGTCCTGGCATACTCTACCGTTTCTCAGCTCGGTTATATGTTTGTGGCTATGGGAGCGGGGGCTTATGTGGCTGGGCTCTTCCACCTTCTGACCCACGCTTTCTTTAAGGCGCTTTTATTCTTGGGTTCCGGTTCTGTGATCCATTCCCTCCATGACGAGCAGGATCTGAGGAGAATGGGCGGACTCAAGTCCCAGATGAAGATCACTTGGTGGACCTTTCTTTTGGGAACCTTGGCGATTGCGGGTGCTCCTCCTTTTAGTGGCTTCTTCTCCAAGGATCTTATATTAGAAAAAGCTTATTTCTTTCATCCCGTTTTCTTTGCGATGGGAATTGTAACCGCATTCTTAACTACATTCTATATGTTCCGTCTGACTCTCTTGGCATTTACCGGAAAATCCAGAGTGGCTCCGAGCACACATCCACATGAAAGTCCTTGGACCATGACAGTTCCGTTAGTTATTCTTGCATTGGGTGCAGCTTTTTCCGGATACCTGCTTGTTCCGGAATCTCTGGGTGGAGGAGTGGATGTATTAGAAAGATATTTCGCTCCTGTATTCGCACAAGGAGTTAGTTATTCCTCTAAACTGAAGAATGCTTCGATTGCCGTTCATCATCTTGCGCCGGGAGAGGAGATCATCCTTGCTCTTTGTTCTTTAGGAGCGATCGCTTTAGGATTTGGGATCTACTGGGTCTTCTTCGCGAAGAAAGAAAAGCTTCCTCAGGACGAGTCGTCTTATACGGGATGGAGAGCTCTTCCTGCGAATAAGTATTATATAGACGAGTTCTTTCAAAATGTTTTCATCGGTCCTCTTTCTTGGGTCTCCGAATTCTTATCCGAAGTGGTAGAAAAGCGTTGGATCGATACAGTTCTTGTCGGAGCTGGAAAAGTTTCCGGAGGAGTGGCTTCTATCCTGCGTAGGATCCAGACCGGGACCGTGGTTGATTACGCTTTTCTGATCGTTCTCGGAACGGTCCTCATCCTTTCTGCATTTCTATGGAGGGGAATCTAAGTGCCTCAGTATTATTTGAGCGTTCTACTCTTTCTGCCCGTGATCGGGATCCCATTCTTATTCTTCTCTAAGAACGAAAAGTGGATCCGTAGCGTTGCCTCCGTATTCACCTTTGGTGTTTTCGGAATGACGATCCCTCTCTTCTTGGATTTCAATCGAGGCAGTAGCGGTTTTCAATTCTCCCATCATATCTGGAATTTCCTGGATTTCGAATCGGGAGGTCTGGATTACTATGTGGCCGTCGACGGGTTCTCCCTATTGCTCGTCGCTATGTCTGCGTTGCTCTTCTTCTTCTCGGCTTTATCAGCTTTTTCGAATGTAAAGCATAGAGTGCGGGAATTTTTCATCCTTCTTCTTCTCGTAGAAACGGGAGTGCTCGGAGTATTTCTCTCCGTAAACTTGGTACAGTTCTATGTATTTTGGGAATGGATGGTGCTTCCTTTCACTATCATGGTAGGAATTTGGGGAGAAGCGGGAAGGATCAAGGCTGCGATGAAGTATCTGATCTTCTCCTTTACCGGTTCCGTCTTCATGCTGGCTTGTATCTTGGTATTATACAATTATACGCATACTTTAGATCTGGAAAAACTCGCTGTCGCTTCCTTGAATGATATCCCTTCCGATCTTAGGTTTTGGTTGTTCATGGGATTCAGTTTTGCGTTCGCGATCAAGGTCCCTCTCTTTCCTTTGCATACTTGGATGCCGGACGTTCACGAGGAAGCTCCTACTGTGGGTTCCGTGGACTTAGCGGGAATCTTGTTGAAGATCGGATTATTTGCGTACGTAAGAGTTGCCATTCCTTTATTCCCTCAAGTGTTCTTGGAATATAGGAATTTCTTTGCAGCCTTGGCCGTAGCGGGGATCATATACGGAGCGGTAGTCGCTCTTACTCAGAAGAATAGCAAACGTCTAGTAGCATTCTCTTCCCTTTCTCACATGGGCTTCTGTATCTTGGGGATCCTTTCTCTCACAGAAGAAGGTGTGGCCGGGGGAATGATGCAGATGGTGAACCACGGATTTACTTCCGGTCTGCTTTTCTTTATATTAGGGTTCTTGCATGAACGTACCGGAACGAACGAGCTAAACAAGTATTCCGGTCTCGCAAAATCCGCTCCTCTGCTGGCTGCGTTTATCGGTATAGCCGCCTTTGCGAGTGCAGGCCTTCCTGGTACCAATGGATTTGTGGGAGAGTTCTTGATCCTGATCGGAACCTTCAAATACAATCTATTGTTCGGTGTATTAGCCGGTACCGCAGTCATATTCGCAGCAGGATACATGCTGTACTTTGCTAAGATCCTGGTATTCGGAGAACCGAATCCGCTTTCTGCAGGCCTGAGTCCTCTCGGCTTTAGGGAGAAATTTATCCTGTTTGCAACTACAGGAATTATCATAGTAACAGGCGTGTATCCGAAGCCGCTATTGGAGTACCTAACCCCGAGTGCGAGAGTAATATTAAACAGTACCTCTCAACAAGTGCTTCGAGAAAGAGCCTTCGCAGAACAAGAAGGTTCTCTCAGGCCCACTCAAAAGAAATATACGAATTATCAGACCTTGGGTGCGAATGTGATCAGTTATGAGGAAAGACTCCCTTCCGGTAGATCGGGCGGGATCCCTGGCAAGAAAACCGTGGCGCAAGAGGCCGAAGAATGAGTTTAATCCCGAGTCCGAACGATCTATTGGCGATCCTCCCGATATTGATTCTATCAGGAGGAGGTATTCTACTCTTAGGAATGCAATTCATCTTCCAGAGATCGGAGTTTCGGATCATTCGATTCACTTCCGGCCTGATCCTGGTGTTCGCGTTCGCTTCCTTGCTTGCGAGTCACTTTTATCTACCGGGTCTCGGGAATTATTTCGGTGGTCATTACGAGATCGCTAACCTAGGTTTCTGGTTCTCTTGTCTGTATTTGATCATGGCATTCGGGACCATTCTTGCCTCGCCAAGAGTATTAGAACAACATAATATGGAATTCCCGGAATTCTATCCTCTTCTTCTTTTCTCCGTTGTGGGGATGTTCCTCATGACTTCCGGAACGGACACAGTCACCATCTTTGTGGGATTGGAGCTGATGAGTGTTTCTCTCTATGTTCTCGTGGGAATGGCTAGAAGCGATGTGTTCTCTTTAGAAGCGAGCTTAAAGTATTTTCTGTTAGGAAGTTTCTCTACCGGATTCTTTTTGCTCGGAATGGCATTCTTGTTCGGAGGATCAGGGACCACTCATCTCCAGGAATCCCTGAAACCTCTTACCATTGCAGGCTTCGAGTCCAATTTCACTAAGATCGGGCTATTGCTATTATTAACTGGAATTGCATTCAAGATCGCTTTGTTCCCGTATCATTCTTGGACTCCGGATGCGTATGAAGG contains these protein-coding regions:
- a CDS encoding NADH-quinone oxidoreductase subunit A; translation: MGSSPEHLGPLLIQFLLGVGFSALILGLAFLLNPKKRSKPHDTFECGVPYYGDAKGLFNIKFYLVAVLFILFDIEAIFLFPYAVNLRSFKEAGLGSFLLIEMFVFLFTLIVGLYYIRKKGALEWD
- a CDS encoding NADH-quinone oxidoreductase subunit B is translated as MGLNEQLSQPGTSYGDSFQIASVDSVINWGRSFSLWPYPFATACCGIEYMSTSCADYDIARFGAERPSFSPRQADMILVLGTITYKMAPVLREIYDQLSEPKFVISYGACASSGGMFHAYSVLQGIDRILPVDLYVPGCPPRPEALLDAVVKLQEKVKTQGLEARRQEVMDKIREMNERNKPLVVR
- a CDS encoding NADH-quinone oxidoreductase subunit C, whose product is MKETVQSFLKDKFPHFISKEEELHSNLPIFFLKPEGIVPVLSALKTAPDIELNYLNDLTAIDWLGKKSPRFEVCYLLRSGNKSSTRVQFRVGLEDGEEVPSILGIFKGANWPEREVYDLFGIRFTGHPRMDRLIMPDNFQGHPLRKDYPLEGFGQDYLVEDLLTIHLKEDMEDQL
- a CDS encoding NADH-quinone oxidoreductase subunit D, coding for MYEKTAEHFSLKQRKLPEGHLLVNLGPSHPSTHGILQNVIQLDGERVVDAESVIGYVHRSFEKLGERYTYNQFLVCTDRMNYVSTPLNNIGWILAVEKMLGIEVPDKVTYVRMIVSELSRTMDHIICNGILGVDLGAFSGMLHLFHHRENIYQVLEKLTGARLTTTFCRVGGLEKDIYPEFEKDVKTIIKGLRPAIEEFQDLLVNNRIFMDRTDGIGGISAEDAIAYGYSGPNLRAAGVPWDIRKDDPYMFYDKVDFDVPVGEDGSVLHRTLVRMEEMRQSLRIVEQLINGLPTGAHHADIPHIYLPEKSKVYHNMEELIYHFKLIMHGIKVPPGEYYMATEAANGELGFYIVSEGEKSPWRVHVRRPCFWFYQSFPELVKGSLLADTVATMSSMNVIAGELDC
- the nuoE gene encoding complex I 24 kDa subunit family protein, with product MSYRFSPESESRLNKLLEMFPDKRSVILPGLYLLQRELGYVDREGMEALAEKIGSPISLAQVYGVATFYTLYNKKPVGKFHIQICGTSSCYMRGNDKIEKHLCSKLGIELGETTPDKKFTLEEVECLGACGYAPMVQINDAYYENLTFEKMDQILKDLN
- the nuoF gene encoding NADH-quinone oxidoreductase subunit NuoF translates to MAEMKILTKYIDDPRSNELEFYESVHGYDGMKKALQMAPEEIVDVVKKSGLRGRGGAGFPTGLKWSFIPKDIPKPKYLICNADEGEPGTFKDRKLIENLPHQIIEGMVIGAKAIGANKGFFYIRGEFNKGIDSMQKAIDEAYAKGYLGKNILGSGFDFDLVLYAGAGAYICGEETALINSLEGRRGHPRLKPPFPAVSGLYRCPTVVNNVETFSTVPHIIDKGADWYSKIGTEKSPGTRLFSVSGHVKRPGVYEIPLGTPLMDLINDLCGGMLDDMPLKAVIPGGSSVPILTAEECKTANMDFESMAAHKTMLGSGAVIVIGEGTDLVETTYRFARFYAHESCGQCTPCREGTHWVRDLLHKIREGEGTSADLELILSLSRNMEGGTTICPLSDACVGAVRPTILKFKHEFEARLKDKAAQPAATGV
- the nuoH gene encoding NADH-quinone oxidoreductase subunit NuoH, with product MDWHLVLLWLLKSVLFFFVFITACAYYTLAERKVAGYIQDRKGPNRAGPFGLLQPLADGIKFLTKEEIFPKNVNKIMYLIAPGISMTCAIMAWAVVPLGGSIVLPEWLSKEIGFSTLDLQIANPDTGILFLFAISSLSVYGIILAGWSSNNKYSLIGGIRSTAQMISYELPLGMSVAAIVILTGSLKLTDINDAQIGLWNIFKLPGFIAFCVFVVAMFAETNRLPFDLAEAESELVVGFHTEYGAFKFALFFIAEYMNMITMSCVVTLLFFGGYHLPFGWLAGSAWQAWAGLGLFMVKVLFFAFLFMWVRWTLPRFRYDQLMTIGWKKMIPWAVANIVIASLYVGLDGFWKW
- a CDS encoding NADH-quinone oxidoreductase subunit J family protein → MVGVFDNPQLLLFFIFGGVLIAGALGVVFHPNPISSAILLVLTFFALAGIYAVIGSIFVATMQVLVYAGAIMVLVVFVLMLLSLHEEGITKLWNHPFKKVLVLVVVVLLGVVLVNAVREGIPNTDLSPKGYSSSGTYEYPLTQAGEEGKKPVFAEGNTAVVGTSMFLDYLLPFEIVSILLLAAVLGAVILGKKNLGKKSGEGDV
- the nuoK gene encoding NADH-quinone oxidoreductase subunit NuoK, which translates into the protein MNPGVLKPMIAGIPVEYLLILACIVFSIGVAGVLFRRSAVVIFMCIELMLNSVNLVFVVFSKSLQQVQGEVAVFFVMAIAAAEAAIGLALVVAIHRKKKTSFVDEMNLMKW
- the nuoL gene encoding NADH-quinone oxidoreductase subunit L; this encodes MSWEILIPLLVLLPLAGSILNAVFGRFLKGFAGILGTLFSFASFGAGVIAYLQYHPFENQVPQIVNFFPWLEVGGFKVDVAYQVDQLSLFMTLIITGIGSLIHLYSIGYMKGNPGIARFFSYLNLFLFAMLHLVLAENLVVLFFGWEGVGLCSYLLIGFDTHKENAANASIKAFITNRIADLAMIAGIALTYWLAGSVSFTKIAENLPQVKFFQQALPIVAICFFVGAMGKSAQFPFHVWLPDAMAGPTPVSALIHAATMVTAGLFLIARLNYIFVLVPQVGFWIVCIGTFTAFFAATIGVYQNDIKKVLAYSTVSQLGYMFVAMGAGAYVAGLFHLLTHAFFKALLFLGSGSVIHSLHDEQDLRRMGGLKSQMKITWWTFLLGTLAIAGAPPFSGFFSKDLILEKAYFFHPVFFAMGIVTAFLTTFYMFRLTLLAFTGKSRVAPSTHPHESPWTMTVPLVILALGAAFSGYLLVPESLGGGVDVLERYFAPVFAQGVSYSSKLKNASIAVHHLAPGEEIILALCSLGAIALGFGIYWVFFAKKEKLPQDESSYTGWRALPANKYYIDEFFQNVFIGPLSWVSEFLSEVVEKRWIDTVLVGAGKVSGGVASILRRIQTGTVVDYAFLIVLGTVLILSAFLWRGI
- a CDS encoding complex I subunit 4 family protein gives rise to the protein MPQYYLSVLLFLPVIGIPFLFFSKNEKWIRSVASVFTFGVFGMTIPLFLDFNRGSSGFQFSHHIWNFLDFESGGLDYYVAVDGFSLLLVAMSALLFFFSALSAFSNVKHRVREFFILLLLVETGVLGVFLSVNLVQFYVFWEWMVLPFTIMVGIWGEAGRIKAAMKYLIFSFTGSVFMLACILVLYNYTHTLDLEKLAVASLNDIPSDLRFWLFMGFSFAFAIKVPLFPLHTWMPDVHEEAPTVGSVDLAGILLKIGLFAYVRVAIPLFPQVFLEYRNFFAALAVAGIIYGAVVALTQKNSKRLVAFSSLSHMGFCILGILSLTEEGVAGGMMQMVNHGFTSGLLFFILGFLHERTGTNELNKYSGLAKSAPLLAAFIGIAAFASAGLPGTNGFVGEFLILIGTFKYNLLFGVLAGTAVIFAAGYMLYFAKILVFGEPNPLSAGLSPLGFREKFILFATTGIIIVTGVYPKPLLEYLTPSARVILNSTSQQVLRERAFAEQEGSLRPTQKKYTNYQTLGANVISYEERLPSGRSGGIPGKKTVAQEAEE